One window of Aphelocoma coerulescens isolate FSJ_1873_10779 chromosome 17, UR_Acoe_1.0, whole genome shotgun sequence genomic DNA carries:
- the SETX gene encoding probable helicase senataxin isoform X2 → MSTCRWCTQSGADTTEFLKHYAAQRLSQEDFEGSNDDLCYCLECVVEYHKSREECPRLHEDLWDLETSRLVAHMEKSMNEETGEDDELFLIDENGETRLSGYVGPNFENNLRVPLLEILKYPYLLLHKKVSELCVEVLCRMELSHDSFQVFEKYPGIYLFLVHPNEVIRRWAILTARNLGKVDRDDYYDLEEVLTCLFKVIELGLFENPDIYSSSMFEKGKLILLPAHLYDTANYKNYWLGICMLLSVLEEQAMDSLLLGPEKQNDFMQSILHTMEKEAADDSTDPFWPALHCFMVILDQLGSKVWGQLIDPVQAFQTIINSVSYNNEIKNIRSSFRRTKSEPESDYGDDMISCSQIVYNYNTEKPQKDAGWKAAICPEYCPNMYEDMQTLANMLQSDIGRDMRVHHSTFLWFIPFVQSLMDLKDLGVAYIVEVIHYLCSEIKDILIERIQQCDKISEFFLLILVSIVELHRSKKCLHLLWISSQEWVEAVVRCATLPSRAFTRCSEKAPGLCAKGSGAGLFQAPNSVQHACVQLIRSLLKEGYQIGQHALCKQYLDKLNLLLRGNRAVGWQLSSQETQELQMCLKQVIRSINGKALSASLAGGSSSNSTALPTISIKHERNACGDGYKMSGHEREDLYSPFVMSKEGRDCQENPFHRRRNAWEEECRDASRSSTSCTSTEGLLMNIKKEPDNLTAQECIFPQNSLPTKEGGKVQENRNYDLVAGKCNVDDQCFNSNAQHSDFRRGRELEIKQEAEPRTPPHLSAQTHLDSLSSRNCKSMQETSVNSVFQSTLVPTKQMSKEVSLDSSNSRNEPGVQGKEDDSTLLLGCNDTSPKKVSTEEKSASSLMSFSRKNSNMQTSNQEQPNLKDLDKYDCKNQTSETFCRDKISAYGYFPFSSENKRDMIRPLSVKRESSDRLFEFSEYFKRENSSVGNKEEDSVKTVSKDDALSDSQVDRELSKLSLAAYAKSVNFSVVSSQESSAYHNVSDIKRKVKGTVRSSNEGQSTRCPCGAVGPNNQVIVISDSSDEEKSMSDKEEIKTKNENVCAGQSSASSSISDSDTKRESKSPGSPTLLDDCDSQYFEFETEAEVFSAWQDTQAYAVETTQEYKQDHVKPAAERSNSDEFQNNNLDFWGYDLDYLSDDTMEEAASSIEKQTEGISHQKVVDDTKEATNSTLQELVSKEDAKGQLEKCVDKGTAKGFTLDSKLPEPKASTSPLSLASKLALKKNSTSPRKTTAKCKSALAVQRSPKKPPVVKTAKNKTPLQSMPERSQPGRSMPAVVPPRKVRQSPAPASTVEKLGLKKGPRKAFDLSQPSLESLVLLRSHGKAAGRIGVAQKKRTQQIEAQRLSVKHNKKLLICQDRRYSREARSKRSVKTSAGSLESRNKVTKAGAKPGGKKPQSFELASLKESAENQREKKREEAACASASERKFESLSMEEVASASKMPRSSDWNRKWEGNSVGVSPVPMDSSLSSTALGDDKNESSGKGCTVLPECEMKTSKQNGCKSDESSDEGDDNLFLTQLDPVDMELCSQEESVQDAAVSSKTPEEMDVDESLQQNEPSAVVKCNYKDCMEKVEKPGEYCSKHTATSPGADHVFAKPSLLPPKIRKPSTTKIFSSASSSRNAAFSKDLEDVRKLPPPSKSKVNAAKPVVVRPPLYPKPAPAGNPTYKSPSFSNVPQALSTNNVLQSQNRRYDNASNISRGPGRETYSSFLGAQQRDHSIFVNQVLKWTYEMFANFSHFGTPNNLLQSVVASVPVQFQGYNDYFNTFFPLMMLNAFETLAQEWVENQKVREKSYCFYLQNFSADMNTAHFTAHLRESDLARQLHPKEDDLILLVVHKEKDTFGEESGMENHKVNHVGLVTRFSRPSGYANRQKEQQTACHLTVQTRGNLSFFIHKQVKCVVVGSLVTTHRKFKGLLLLSRSPLAKPIINPSYNDFCPRDLPVASGSAASYMNEYNEDQKRAIETAYAMVKQHPGLPKICLIHGPPGTGKSKTIVGLLSRVLRENTRNEKTAREKNSKIKPNRFLVCAPSNAALDELMKKIIIAFKEKCQNKQEPLGNCGDIKLVRLGAEKSINSEVRGFSLDKQVEHRMKRKPGDCDQDIQKKKEALDQKLDMLSRERAMHRCEKRESQMLNDEIGRLAKERQQLASQLKEVRVHSQKVQADIILESDIICCTLSTSGGSLLESAFSRQGLDPFSCVIVDEAGQSCEVETLIPLIHRCNKLVLVGDPKQLPPTVKSLKAQQYGYDQSLMARLQRHLEEQVQRNVLRSLPVVQLTVQYRMHPDICLFPSNYVYGRTLKTAKAIEENRCSSDWPFQPYLIFDVADGREERDNDSYSNPREVKLVMELIRTIKEKRKDLGIRRIGIITPYSAQKKKIQEQLESVFKNNSPGEVDTVDAFQGREKDCIIVSCVRANSSEGSTVACVLANSTKGSIGFLASLQRLNVTITRARFSLFILGRLQTLMEDKNWNNLIQDAQKRGAIIRTTEKNYKKEALRILKLRPPGQLPAKGGTVSSVAQAGSSSGKRSEPGNSGNSPRELAAGPGHAVPQGTQGPTQPPGTLSADSRRGSAPASSGAAAVDSRRGNVPASSGAAAADSRRGNVPAFSGAAAVDSRRGSAPASSGAAAVESRRGSTPASLGAAAADSRRGSAPASSGAAAADSRRGSTPASSGAVALAAIPEKPRDPRLASLASRTEAKGKEQPLKDGHRSAQSNPGSTPQQGLDMSSAARDQICRTENAKKAQQTPGQCNVFPTAPPTAQHEGDQRAAVSKSSSKAPSEGGQSSSSEWNRDPRGLSRRPSQESPENTDSSSAKRRKIFP, encoded by the exons ATTCGTCGATGGGCAATCCTAACAGCAAGGAATTTAGGGAAGGTTGACAGGGATGATTACTATGACTTAGAGGAAGTGCTGACTTGTTTGTTCAAAGTTATTGAGTTGGGGCTTTTTGAGAATCCAGATATTTACAGCTCTTCAATGTTTGAAAAGGGTAAACTCATCCTTCTGCCAGCTCATTTGTATGATACAGCCAACTACAAGAACTATTGGCTGG ggATCTGCATGTTGCTGTCAGTGCTGGAAGAACAAGCCATGGACTCGTTGTTACTGGGccctgaaaaacaaaatgatTTCATGCAGTCTATACTTCACACTATGGAGAAAGAAGCAGCTG ATGATTCCACTGACCCCTTCTGGCCTGCCCTGCATTGTTTCATGGTTATTTTGGATCAGCTCGGATCTAAAGTTTGGGGTCAGCTTATTGATCCTGTCCAAGCCTTTCAAACCATAATAAACAGTGTGAGCTACAACAATGAAATCAAAAATATTCGCAGTAGTTTTAGGAG gACAAAATCTGAACCAGAGTCAGACTACGGTGATGACATGATTTCTTGCAGTCAGATTGTGTATAATTATAACACAGAAAAGCCTCAAAAG GACGCTGGATGGAAAGCTGCCATTTGCCCagagtactgccccaacatgtATGAAGATATGCAGACCCTGGCTAACATGCTTCAGTCTGACATTGGCAGAGATATGCGTGTCCATCACAGCACGTTCCTCTGGTTCATCCCCTTTGTTCAGTCCCTTATGGATCTCAAGGACTTGGGTGTAGCCTATATAGTAGAGGTCATCCACTACCTCTGCTCAGAAATCAAAGACATCCTCATCGAACGAATCCAGCAGTGCGACAAAATCTCTGAGTTCTTCCTCCTCATCTTAGTGTCCATTGTTGAGCTGCACAGAAGCAAGAAGTGCCTGCATTTGCTGTGGATCAGCTCCCAGGAGTGGGTGGAGGCAGTGGTGAGGTGTGCTACActgcccagcagagccttcACGCGGTGCAGTGAGAAGGCGCCGGGGCTGTGTGCCAAGGGCTCGGGCGCGGGGCTGTTCCAGGCCCCGAACTCGGTGCAGCACGCCTGCGTGCAGCTCATCCGCAGCCTGCTCAAGGAGGGCTACCAGATCGGCCAGCACGCCCTCTGCAAGCAGTACCTGGACAAACTCAACCTCCTCCTGCGGGGAAATCGAGCTGTGGGGTGGCAGCTGAGCAGCCAGGAAACCCAGGAGCTGCAAATGTGTTTAAAGCAAGTTATAAGAAGTATAAATGGCAAAGCACTGAGCGCCTCTTTGGCTGGAGGAAGCAGTTCGAACTCAACAGCTTTGCCAACCATCTCTATAAAGCACGAGAGGAATGCATGTGGTGATGGATACAAGATGAGTGGACATGAGAGAGAGGACCTTTATTCACCATTTGTCATGTCGAAGGAAGGCAGAGATTGTCAAGAGAACCCTTTCCATAGGAGAAGGAATGCCTGGGAAGAGGAATGCAGAGATGCATCTAGAAGTTCAACATCTTGCACATCCACAGAAGGCCTCTTGATGAATATTAAAAAGGAACCTGATAACTTGACAGCTCAGGAGTGTATCTTCCCACAGAACTCACTGCCAACAAAAGAAGGTGGGAAAGTTCAGGAAAATAGGAACTATGATCTTGTGGCAGGGAAATGCAACGTGGATGATCAGTGCTTTAATTCAAATGCCCAGCATTCAGATTTCAGGAGAGGCAGAGAGTTAGAAATCAAACAGGAAGCAGAACCCAGAACACCACCCCATCTGTCTGCTCAAACTCATCTTGATTCCCTATCTTCAAGGAATTGCAAAAGTATGCAGGAGACAAGTGTAAACAGTGTGTTCCAGTCCACACTGGTCCCTACTAAACAGATGTCCAAGGAAGTATCACTAGATTCCTCTAACTCTAGAAATGAACCTGGtgtgcaggggaaggaagaTGACAGTACTTTGCTTTTAGGGTGTAATGACACCTCACCGAAAAAAGtatcaacagaagaaaaatcagcTTCATCGTTGATGTCTTTCTCTAGGAAAAACTCTAACATGCAAACTTCAAACCAGGAGCAGCCTAATTTAAAAGACTTGGATAAATATGACTGCAAAAATCAAACTTCTGAGACCTTCTGTAGGGATAAAATTTCAGCATATGGTTATTTTCCATTTAGCTCTGAAAACAAGAGGGATATGATCAGGCCACTGTCAGTGAAGCGTGAATCAAGTGACAGGTTGTTTGAGTTTTCAGAATATTTCAAGAGGGAGAACAGTTCAGTGGGGAATAAAGAGGAGGATTCTGTGAAGACGGTTTCTAAAGATGATGCTTTATCAGACTCCCAGGTTGATAGAGAGCTCAGTAAATTATCTTTAGCTGCTTATGCTAAAAGTGtcaatttttctgttgtgtCCAGCCAGGAAAGCTCAGCGTACCACAATGTGTCTGATAttaaaaggaaagtgaaaggtaCTGTAAGATCTTCCAATGAGGGCCAAAGTACCAGGTGTCCCTGTGGTGCAGTTGGCCCTAACAATCAAGTCATTGTAAtttcagactcttctgatgaagAAAAAAGCATGTCTGACAAGGAGGAAATAAAAACCAAGAATGAAAATGTGTGTGCAGGGCAGTCTTCAGCTTCCAGCAGCATTTCTGATAGTGACACTAAAAGAGAATCAAAGTCTCCAGGCTCTCCCACGTTACTGGATGATTGTGATTCTCAGTACTTTGAATTTGAAACAGAAGCTGAGGTTTTTTCAGCTTGGCAAGATACTCAAGCGTATGCTGTGGAAACAACTCAGGAGTATAAACAAGATCACGTTaaaccagcagctgagaggagtAATTCAGATGAGTTCCAGAACAATAACTTAGATTTCTGGGGTTATGATCTGGATTACTTAAGTGATGACACCATGGAAGAAGCCGCAAGCTCGATAGAAAAGCAGACAGAGGGTATTTCTCATCAGAAAGTAGTTGATGATACAAAAGAAGCAACTAATTCAACCTTGCAAGAATTAGTTAGTAAGGAAGATGCAAAAGGTCAGCTGGAGAAATGTGTAGACAAAGGTACTGCTAAAGGCTTCACTCTGGACTCAAAATTGCCTGAACCCAAAGCATCTACATCTCCCCTCTCCTTAGCTTCCAAGTTGGCCCTTAAGAAAAACAGCACAAGCCCACGGAAGACCACAGCAAAATGTAAATCAGCACTGGCTGTTCAGAGAAGTCCTAAAAAACCTCCAGTTGTTAAAACAGCCAAAAATAAAACACCACTTCAAAGCatgccagagcgttctcagcctGGCAGGTCAATGCCTGCTGTGGTTCCTCCAAGAAAAGTTCGGCAGAGTCCTGCTCCAGCATCGACTGTGGAAAAGCTGGGCCTGAAGAAGGGCCCCCGCAAGGCGTTTGACTTGTCCCAGCCCTCCCTGGAGAGCCTGGTTCTGCTGCGCAGCCACGGCAAAGCTGCAGGCAGAATTGGAGTTGCACAGAAAAAGAGGACCCAACAGATCGAGGCTCAGCGTTTGTCTGTGAAACATAATAAAAAACTGCTCATCTGCCAAGACCGTCGCTATTCAAGGGAGGCGAGGTCCAAAAGAAGTGTGAAAACTTCTGCAGGAAGTTTGGAGAGCAGAAACAAAGTTACGAAAGCGGGTGCAaaacctgggggaaaaaagcctcaaAGTTTTGAACTGGCATCTCTTAAAGAATCTGCTGAAAaccaaagggagaaaaaaagagaagaggctGCTTGTGCCTCTGCCAGTGAGAGAAAATTTGAGAGCCTCTCTATGGAGGAGGTGGCAAGTGCCTCTAAAATGCCTCGTTCTTCAGACTGGAACAGAAAATGGGAGGGTAACAGTGTGGGGGTTTCTCCTGTCCCTATGGATTCAAGTCTCTCTTCCACTGCACTTGGAGATGATAAAAATGAGTCTTCAGGAAAAGGTTGCACTGTCCTGCCTGAGTGTGAGATGAAAACTTCAAAGCAAAATGGGTGTAAATCAGATGAAAGCAGTGACGAAGGTGATGATAATCTGTTTTTAACTCAGTTAGATCCTGTGGATATGGAGTTATGCTCTCAGGAGGAAAGTGTTCAAGATGCTGCTGTAAGTAGCAAGACCCCAGAGGAAATGGATGTTGATGAAAGTCTTCAGCAGAACGAACCCTCAGCTGTTGTGAAATGTAACTACAAAGACTGTatggaaaaggtggaaaaacCTGGAGAATACTGTAGTAAACACACAGCCACCAGCCCAGGGGCAGATCACGTGTTTGCCAAGCCTTCTCTCCTGCCACCTAAAATAAGAAAGCCTTCCACTACCAAAATTTTCAGCTCAGCAAGTTCCTCACGGAATGCAGCCTTCAGCAAAGATCTTGAGGATGTCCGAAAGTTACCCCCACCTTCAAAAAGCAAAGTGAACGCGGCCAAACCAGTGGTGGTCAGGCCACCACTGTACCCAAAACCTGCACCAGCAGGAAATCCAACGTACAAATCTCCAAGTTTCAGTAATGTACCTCAAGCCCTCAGTACCAATAATGTTCTCCAGTCACAAAATAGACGCTATGACAATGCTTCAAATATTTCCAGAGGGCCTGGCCGAGAAACCTACTCCTCCTTTCTTGGCGCTCAGCAGCGCGATCACAGCATTTTTGTTAACCAAGTCCTAAAGTGGACTTACGAAATGTTTGCAAACTTCAGCCACTTTGGAACTCCCAATAATCTTCTGCAGTCCGTAGTAGCCTCTGTTCCTGTCCAATTTCAGGGCTACAATGACTATTTTAATACGTTTTTCCCCTTGATGATGCTCAATGCCTTTGAAACA CTGGCACAAGAATGGGTAGAAAACCAGAAAGTAAGAGAGAAAAGTTACTGCTTCTACTTACAGAACTTTTCTGCTGACATGAATACAGCACATTTTACag CTCATTTACGAGAGAGTGATTTGGCAAGGCAGCTTCATCCAAAGGAGGATGACTTAATCCTTTTGGTGGTCCACAAGGAGAAGGACACTTTTGGGGAAGAAAGTGGGATGGAGAACCACAAAGTGAATCATGTTGGCCTTGTGACACGATTTTCTCGTCCATCTGGCTATGCAAATA GACAAAAGGAGCAGCAAACTGCCTGTCATCTTACTGTGCAAACCCGAGGCAATCTGTCGTTCTTCATCCATAAGCAAGTGAAGTGTGTGGTGGTTGGCTCCCTAGTGACCACACACAGAAAGTTCAAAGGtcttctgctgctgagcaggagcCCCCTGGCTAAACCCATCATAAATCCAAGTTACAACGACTTCTGTCCCAGAGATCTGCCTGTAGCCTCAGGAAGTGCT GCTTCATATATGAATGAATACAATGAAGATCAAAAGAGAGCCATTGAGACAGCTTATGCCATGGTAAAGCAACACCCAGGACTTCCCAAAATCTGCCTTATCCATGGACCACCTGGGACAGGGAAATCAAAAACTATTGTAGGACTTCTGTCCCGTGTTTTGAGAGAA AACACTAGGAATGAGAAAACAGCtcgggaaaaaaattccaagatTAAGCCAAACCGTTTTCTAGTCTGTGCACCATCAAATGCTGCTCTTGATGAACTCATGAAAAAGATCATCATTGCATTTAAGGAAAAATGCCAAAACAAACAGGAGCCTTTGG GAAATTGTGGTGATATCAAATTAGTGCGACTTGGTGCTGAAAAATCAATCAACAGTGAAGTCCGGGGGTTCAGCCTGGATAAGCAAGTTGAACACAGAATGA AACGAAAGCCAGGTGACTGTGACCAGGATAtccagaagaagaaagaagctcTGGATCAGAAGCTGGATATGCTTTCTCGAGAGCGTGCCATGCACAGATGTGAGAAAAGAGAG AGTCAAATGTTAAATGATGAAATTGGCAGACTTGCAAAGGAGAGACAACAACTTGCTTCTCAGCTAAAGGAG GTTCGGGTGCACTCCCAGAAAGTGCAGGCAGACATCATCCTGGAGTCTGACATCATCTGCTGCACGCTGAGCACCAGCGGGGGGAGCCTGCTGGAATCGGCCTTCTCACGGCAGGGGCTCGATCCCTTCAGCTGTGTCATCGTGGATGAG GCAGGGCAGTCCTGTGAGGTGGAAACACTGATTCCACTGATCCATCGCTGCAATAAACTTGTCCTTGTTGGAGATCCCAAACAGCTCCCTCCTACTGTCAAATCACTA AAAGCTCAGCAGTATGGCTACGACCAGTCCTTGATGGCCCGTCTGCAGAGGCACCTGGAGGAGCAAGTGCAGAGGAACGTGCTCCGCAGCCTGCCCGTGGTGCAGCTGACCGTGCAGTACAGGATGCACCCGGACATCTGCCTCTTCCCATCCAACTATGTTTATGGCAGGACTCTAAAGACTGCCAA GGCAATAGAGGAGAACAGATGTTCTTCAGATTGGCCATTCCAGCCCTACCTGATTTTTGATGTAGCTGATGGTCGTGAGGAGCGAGACAATGA CTCTTACAGCAATCCTCGGGAAGTGAAGCTGGTGATGGAGCTAATTAGaacaattaaagaaaaaaggaaggatcTGGGCATTCGTCGCATTGGAATAATTACCCCTTACAGtgcccagaaaaagaaaattcaggaaCAACTGGAAAGTGTGTTTAAGAATAACAG CCCAGGAGAAGTGGACACAGTGGATGCGTTCCAGGGCCGGGAGAAGGATTGCATCATCGTGTCCTGTGTGCGGGCAAACAGCTCCGAAGGCTCCACTGTGGCATGTGTGCTGGCCAACAGCACCAAAGGATCCATTGG GTTTCTGGCAAGCCTCCAGCGGCTGAATGTCACCATTACCCGAGCCCGCTTCAGCCTCTTCATCCTGGGCCGGCTGCAGACGCTCATG gaagataAAAACTGGAATAACTTGATTCAGGATGCTCAGAAAAGAGGTGCCATTATCaggacaacagaaaaaaattacaagaaaGAGGCTCTGAGGATTTTGAAGCTCAGGCCACCAGGACAGCTCCCAGCCAAAGGAGGGACAGTATCTTCTGTAGCACAGGCTGGTTCTTCCAGTGGCAAGAGGAGTGAGCCTGGAAATTCTGGGAACAGCCCACGGGAActtgctgctggccctggccaTGCAGTACCCCAAGGAACCCAAGGGCCCACACAGCCTCCAGGGACTCTGTCTGCAGATTCCAGGAGGGGCAGTGCCCCTGCATCCTCGGGGGCTGCAGCTGTAGATTCCAGGAGGGGAAATGTCCCTGCATCCtcgggggctgcagctgcagattcCAGGAGGGGAAATGTCCCTGCATTCTCAGGGGCTGCAGCTGTAGATTCCAGGAGAGGCAGTGCCCCTGCATCCTCAGGGGCTGCAGCTGTAGAATCCAGGAGGGGCAGCACCCCTGCATCCttgggggctgcagctgcagattcCAGGAGGGGCAGTGCCCCTGCATCCtcgggggctgcagctgcagattcCAGGAGGGGCAGCACCCCTGCATCCTCGGGGGCTGTAGCACTTGCTGCCATCCCAGAGAAACCACGGGACCCAAGGCTGGCCAGCCTGGCCAGTCGAACTGAAGCCAAAGGGAAAGAGCAGCCCTTGAAGGACGGCCATCGGTCAGCCCAGAGCAATCCAGGATCAACACCACAGCAAGGCCTGGACATGTCCTCAGCTGCCAGGGATCAGATTTGCAGAACAGAAAATGCCAAGAAGGCCCAGCAAACACCAGGACAGTGCAATGTGTTTCCCACAGCCCCTCCCACAGCTCAGCACGAGGGGGACCAGAGAGCAGCTGTGTCCAAAAGTAGTTCCAAAGCCCCCAGTGAAGGAGGTCAGAGCAGTAGCAGTGAGTGGAACAGAGACCCTCGTGGTTTATCAAGGAGACCATCCCAGGAATCACCAGAGAACACAGACTCAAGCTCTGCCAAGAGAAGAAAGATCTTTCCCTGA